One Phoenix dactylifera cultivar Barhee BC4 unplaced genomic scaffold, palm_55x_up_171113_PBpolish2nd_filt_p 001953F, whole genome shotgun sequence genomic region harbors:
- the LOC120109249 gene encoding E3 ubiquitin-protein ligase At3g02290-like isoform X3 has translation MFRRLEVQTVASPVRAVTPLTSTGIGTTSADSSLSETYHLVPQPPPYDTDPRLSHSQCDGFVLRRDKSTSHLQEESQTRRRKGSSSAVEHLGSIKKRNSVEKEEEKPSHSKSEKNLYAKAYSTGYVIANSEDEDVCPTCLDEYTPENPKIVTNCSHHFYLSCIYEWMERSDSCPICGKALLYKRQPYLHISQTLVEAGRRHGMH, from the exons ATGTTTCGAAGATTGGAGGTGCAGACAGTTGCTTCCCCTGTTCGAGCAGTAACTCCATTGACATCAACAGGCATTGGAACCACTTCAGCTGACAGTTCATTGTCTGAGACCTACCACCTTGTCCCTCAGCCTCCACCTTATGATACAGATCCTAGATTATCTCATTCCCAATGTGATGGGTTCGTCTTAAGGAGGGACAAGTCTACGAGCCACTTACAGGAAGAATCACAGACCCGTCGAAGAAAAGGAAGTAGCTCTGCAGTGGAACATTTAGGTTCCATTAAAAAACGGAACAGtgtagaaaaagaggaagaaaaacctAGCCATTCTAAATCAGAGAAAAATCTATATGCAAAAGCTTATAGTACTGGTTATGTGATAGCGAATTCAGAGGATGAAGATGTTTGCCCTACATGTCTTGATG AGTATACTCCTGAAAATCCAAAAATTGTGACAAATTGCTCTCATCATTTTTATCTGAGCTGTATATATGAATGGATGGAAAGAAGTGATAGTTGTCCAATTTGTGGCAAG GCCCTGCTCTATAAACGCCAGCCATACCTCCATATCTCCCAGACCTTGGTAGAAGCTGGAAGAAGGCATGGCATGCACTAA
- the LOC120109249 gene encoding E3 ubiquitin-protein ligase At3g02290-like isoform X1: protein MGAFCCCPCSEDFEEYAHPSNPMYRHCKCLRYFFHQLFGGYSAMFRRLEVQTVASPVRAVTPLTSTGIGTTSADSSLSETYHLVPQPPPYDTDPRLSHSQCDGFVLRRDKSTSHLQEESQTRRRKGSSSAVEHLGSIKKRNSVEKEEEKPSHSKSEKNLYAKAYSTGYVIANSEDEDVCPTCLDEYTPENPKIVTNCSHHFYLSCIYEWMERSDSCPICGKALLYKRQPYLHISQTLVEAGRRHGMH, encoded by the exons ATGGGAGCATTTTGCTGTTGTCCGTGTTCAGAGGATTTCGAAGAATATGCCCATCCAAGCAATCCCATGTATAGGCACTGCAAATGCTTAAGATACTTCTTTCATCAGCTGTTCGGTGGG TATAGCGCAATGTTTCGAAGATTGGAGGTGCAGACAGTTGCTTCCCCTGTTCGAGCAGTAACTCCATTGACATCAACAGGCATTGGAACCACTTCAGCTGACAGTTCATTGTCTGAGACCTACCACCTTGTCCCTCAGCCTCCACCTTATGATACAGATCCTAGATTATCTCATTCCCAATGTGATGGGTTCGTCTTAAGGAGGGACAAGTCTACGAGCCACTTACAGGAAGAATCACAGACCCGTCGAAGAAAAGGAAGTAGCTCTGCAGTGGAACATTTAGGTTCCATTAAAAAACGGAACAGtgtagaaaaagaggaagaaaaacctAGCCATTCTAAATCAGAGAAAAATCTATATGCAAAAGCTTATAGTACTGGTTATGTGATAGCGAATTCAGAGGATGAAGATGTTTGCCCTACATGTCTTGATG AGTATACTCCTGAAAATCCAAAAATTGTGACAAATTGCTCTCATCATTTTTATCTGAGCTGTATATATGAATGGATGGAAAGAAGTGATAGTTGTCCAATTTGTGGCAAG GCCCTGCTCTATAAACGCCAGCCATACCTCCATATCTCCCAGACCTTGGTAGAAGCTGGAAGAAGGCATGGCATGCACTAA
- the LOC120109249 gene encoding E3 ubiquitin-protein ligase At3g02290-like isoform X2, with amino-acid sequence MLKILLSSAVRWGNVIKSQYSAMFRRLEVQTVASPVRAVTPLTSTGIGTTSADSSLSETYHLVPQPPPYDTDPRLSHSQCDGFVLRRDKSTSHLQEESQTRRRKGSSSAVEHLGSIKKRNSVEKEEEKPSHSKSEKNLYAKAYSTGYVIANSEDEDVCPTCLDEYTPENPKIVTNCSHHFYLSCIYEWMERSDSCPICGKALLYKRQPYLHISQTLVEAGRRHGMH; translated from the exons ATGCTTAAGATACTTCTTTCATCAGCTGTTCGGTGGGGTAACGTTATAAAATCCCAG TATAGCGCAATGTTTCGAAGATTGGAGGTGCAGACAGTTGCTTCCCCTGTTCGAGCAGTAACTCCATTGACATCAACAGGCATTGGAACCACTTCAGCTGACAGTTCATTGTCTGAGACCTACCACCTTGTCCCTCAGCCTCCACCTTATGATACAGATCCTAGATTATCTCATTCCCAATGTGATGGGTTCGTCTTAAGGAGGGACAAGTCTACGAGCCACTTACAGGAAGAATCACAGACCCGTCGAAGAAAAGGAAGTAGCTCTGCAGTGGAACATTTAGGTTCCATTAAAAAACGGAACAGtgtagaaaaagaggaagaaaaacctAGCCATTCTAAATCAGAGAAAAATCTATATGCAAAAGCTTATAGTACTGGTTATGTGATAGCGAATTCAGAGGATGAAGATGTTTGCCCTACATGTCTTGATG AGTATACTCCTGAAAATCCAAAAATTGTGACAAATTGCTCTCATCATTTTTATCTGAGCTGTATATATGAATGGATGGAAAGAAGTGATAGTTGTCCAATTTGTGGCAAG GCCCTGCTCTATAAACGCCAGCCATACCTCCATATCTCCCAGACCTTGGTAGAAGCTGGAAGAAGGCATGGCATGCACTAA